The Chryseobacterium glaciei DNA window CCTGTTTCTTTCGGAATTACCATCTGATATTGTATAAAACCAGATTTTCCATAAATTTTATTCCATTCATTAACAGCGTCTAAAGGATAGAAAAATGTTTCATAATCAATAAAACTTTTTACTTCTTTTTTAGACTGCTTTTTATAATATAACAGATTAAAAATCTTCACCGTAAGTGAATTCAAAACAAAATTCGGAAAGTAAAAAGGAACCGTCGGCTGTAATTTTTTCTTTAACCTTAAAGGATTCTTGGTTAAATTCTGTGGAAGCTCATGTTGAAAAGCATGTTCACCTCTCATCAAAATACTTCTTCCGATATTTTTTCCTTTTTGAAGGCAGTCGATCCACGCAACAGTGTACGTCCAACTTTCACTTTCTTCAAATAAAGTAAAAATTTCGTCAAGATTTTCTGCTTTAATACTTTCCTGACGAATGTAGGCAGATTCTATATTTTTAAGCTTAAATTTTGCGGTAAGAATGATTCCTGTAAGACCCATTCCGCCAATTGTAGCCCAGAATTTTTCGATATTTTCTTCTCTTGAACAAGTGATGATATCGCCGTTTTCAGTCATTAATTTAAACTCTATCACATATTCCGAAAAACAGCCTTCTGCATGATGATTTTTACCATGAACATCAGATGCGATCGCTCCACCCACAGAAACAAACTTCGTTCCCGGCGTTACGTATAAAAAATAACCTTGCGGAACAGAAATTTCAAGAACTTCGGAAAGTAAAACTCCCGATTCGCATTCTAAAATTCCGTTCAAACGGTCAAAACTTATGAATTTATTTAATTTTTTAGTAGAAAATATGTGTTCACCCAATGAAGCATCTCCGTAACATCTTCCGTTTCCTCTTGCAATGACTTCATTATGATTAATGACAAAATCTTTTATTTTTTTGAAGCTGTCCTCAGACTTCATTTCTTTTTCCACTATGGGAAAATTGCCCCAGTTTGTGACTTTTTGTATAAAATTCGGCTTCATTTTTTAAAGTAAATTTGAATTAAAAATGCAGCCACCCATAATAATAAGGTAACCTGTATATATCTGTCTCTGTAGACAATTTTTGTAGGAGATTCTGTTCTGTTGTACACCAATGTCTGCTGTAAATATCTTAAAAAAGCAAAAACAACAAAAATTACGGTATAAAAAACTCTTTCATGAAATCTTGCCTGAACTTCTCTCGATAACGTAAACATCAAATAACAAACGATCGCCAATGTTACAGAAATTGAAAGTGCAATGTCTGCAAACTGTACATTATAACCATCTAATGCTTTTCTTGTTTTCCCTGAAACCTGAGCATTGATAAGCTCTCCACGCCTTTTACCGATTGCTAAAACCAATGCCAAAACAAAAGTCAGTAAGATTGCCCATTGGGAAATATTAATTCCTGTAATATAACCTCCGGCTAAAACTCTTAAAACAAATCCTGTCGCGATAATAAAAATATCAATAATAGGAACATGCTTTAATTTGAATGTATAAGCCAGATTCATTACAAAATACATCCCAATAATCGTTGCAAATTTCCAAAGGTTTTCATGAAAATAGGTTTGTGCCAAGAATACGAGCGCAATATCAACAATCATTAAGCCAACAAGAATTCCTATCGCTCTTGATTTTGATATGGCTCCGCTGGCCAAAGGTCTTCTGCGTTTTTCAGGGTGTTTGCTGTCTGCTTCAATATCATTATAATCATTTAAGATATAAACAACACTGGCAGCCAACGAAAAAATAACAAAAGCAAAAATACTTTTTGTAAGTAATTCTACATTTTTGATATTACCTGAAAAAAAGAGGGGGACAAATACAAAAAGGTTTTTCACCCATTGCTCTACACGAAGTAGTTTTAAATATTTCTTCATCTATGGTATTTCAATTGCAAAAATAATGAATTCAAAATAAAAAATGGTTGCATAAAAATACAAAAAAAACCGCCGAAGCGGTCTTTAAGAAAATATTTATATGTTAAATTAATTACTGCCCTTGTTTAGCATCATTAATCATTTTTTCATTTGCTGTAATGGCAAACTCTACTCTTCTGTTTTTAGCTCTTCCTTCGTCTGTATCGTTTGTTGCAACCGGCATGCTTTCACCTTCTCCTTTAGCAAACATTCTGTTTGAAGCTATACCTTTAGATAACAAATAAGATTTTACAGAATTAGCTCTTCTTTCTGAAAGTGAAAGATTGTAAGCATCTGTTCCTTTATCATCTGTGTGTCCGTAAATATTGATATTAGTATCAGGATTGTTTACCAAAACCTGTGCTAACTTATCTAAATTTGTTTTAGTCACTGATGTAAGATCTGAAGAATTGAATGCAAAATTTACAATACTTTCATTCATTGTAATTTTAATACCATCTCCTACTCTTTCTACTTCAGCTCCCGGTAAAGTTTCTTTGATGTCTTTAGCCTGCTTATCCATTTTGTTACCGATAACGTTACCTGCAACACCACCAATAATACCTCCTAATACAGCTCCTAAAGCTCCATTTCCGCCTTTACCTACATTATTCCCTAAAATACCACCAAGTACGGCTCCTGAAACAGCTCCTGCTGCAGTACCTCTCTGTTGATGATTAGAATTTTGTACTGCCTCACAACTTGTCAATAGTAATGCTGATGATAAGAAAAGGCCTCCGATATATGATTTATTAAATTTCATCTTTTTTAATCTTTTATGTTTATAATTATTTCATTCCAGTTCTCTCGAAGTTGTAAACAACTTTTACAGTACTTCCGTCAAACGGAACATCTTGCTCTAAAGAAAACTGATCTGTAGTCTGATTGATCACATCTAAAGTATATCCTGCTAAATTTTGCTTAGCTTTAGTTCCATCAGCAATTTTTTTGAACATAAAAGTATTTCCGTCTTTTACTTCAAATTTGATAGGCTGAGTAAATCCAGAACCACAGTTTCCGCCACCGTTTACCGTAATAGCTCCTGTGTAGTTATTTGGAATAAATCTCCAATGACTTCCTACAAAACACTGAGCATCAATCCCTTCATCAAAAGGTTTAATTTTAAGTCCTTTGTCGTAATTTATGCTTACAATCTGCCAATCCCCTTTTAATTTAAGAAATTCTGATCTCTGATTCTGTGATGTTTCAGCTTTCTTTACTGTGGAACAAGACACTGCAAAAAGTGATGTTCCTAACATCCCTGCAAGTAGTAACTTTTTCATTTTGTTGTTTATTATTTTGTTACTATAAAGTTATAAAAAACCGTGCCAAAATTGCATAATAAAAATAAAAAAAGTCCGAAAAATTCGGACTTTCTATCTTTGCACCTTAAATACAGGTAGATAAGTTATTTTTTAACAGTCTTTTTTATGGATTTCGTAGCCTTTTTAACACTAGAAGATTTTCCGTTATAGAAATTCGTAAAAGCGTATTCAGCTGCCTTTTTCACGTCAATAACACCTCCAGCCTGAGAAAAATCACTAAAACCATTTGTAGTGTTTGGATTGCTAGATTTTACTAAAGCTTCAATAATCTGATCTGGTTTTAATCCCGGCATGTATGCCAATAAAACGGCTGCAGCACCTGCTACAACAGGAGATGCCATTGAAGTTCCCTGAAGATATTTGTATCCGCTTTTTGTTACGGTAGAATAAATCTGCTCACCCGGAGCAAAAACATTTACTTTATTTTTATTGAAATTTGAGAAATCGGCTCTCAAAGCATCATTATTATTTGTACTTGCACCTACAACAATTACATTATTTACAAGCGGTTTTTCGTCTGTTACGTTTTTATAGTTTGTAGGATAAGCTACATGTTCGGTAACATCTTCATTTTCATTCCCTGCAGCTTTCACCAATAAAACTCCTTTGCTTTCAGCATATTTGAATGCATCCCAAACTACAGTCTTACCTGGAGAAACCGGTTTACCGAAGCTCATATTTAAAACTTTAGCTCCATTATCTACAGAATATCTGATTGCGTTTGCAACATCTTTATCTCTTTCATCACCGTTTGGAACTGTTCTTACAGACATGATCTTAGCAACTTTAGAAGCTACACCATACTGAATTTCTTTTCCTTGAGGTAATCCTGCGATGATACCTGCAACGTGAGTTCCGTGGGTAGCATCAGGACCTTCATAATGATTGTTTCCGTATATCTTTTCAGAATAATCATCATAATTATCTCCTACGATTGATTTTCTTGGGTCATAACTTAAATCATATTGCTGAGCTTGAGGAGTATAATGCTCAAGAGCTTCTTTCATCTGCTCTTTCATTCCTTTTTCGAAATCAGCTGCAGATTTCCCTTTAAACTCAGGGTTTTGAGAAACCTGACCTAACACATTAAGTGCAATCGCATCTTTTTGGTCTGCTGGAGCTTTGATAGCCGCAATATTTTCTGCCGTTACAGATTTTCCACCTAATAATCTTACCATGTTAGGAATAAGATCAGTGATCATCGTGTACGTTTGCATAGCTTGTCTGCCTTCAACACTATTTTTAGTGAAAATTTCTTTAGCCTTCATATACATTGCGAAGTCTTCAGGCATTTTAGTTTGATTAGCTTTATTTTTAGCTGAATCATCTCCTTCGAAAACAGGCTTGTATTTAACAACAACTCTCGTTACCTCCATATTATCAACATCGATATCACCATTTTTTCCACCGATGAAATTCCATCCGTGAACATCGTCGATATATCCGTTTCCGTCATCATCTTTACCGTTATTTGGAACTTCGTTAGGATTTGACCAAACATTCTTCACTAAACCTGGGTGATCAACCTGAACACCGCTGTCTAAAACTCCGACAACAACTGTTGTAGGTTTAAGACCTTTAGATTCTAAATATTTATAAGCATTCTCCGTATTTACACCATATACTTTTGACGTAGCAAAGTCTTTGTGATACCAAGTCATTAGGTCTTTATCCTGATTTGCGTCAACTTTAGCTTCCTGAGCAAAAGTGAAACTAAAACCTGCTAAAAAAACAGCTGCTAATAATACCTTTTTCATATGTCGTTGTTTATTTATTTTTAAAGATCGTAGGTAATCACTTTTGTTAAAAGATTAATAGTCTTTCAAAATAAAGTGACTTCATACTAATATGATTGTTTAATATTTTTAAGATAAGTCAAAGATTCGGGTCCTTTGTTACAAATAAGGTCCAAAATCGTTAAGTCTTTTAAAAACCCAAATTTATCCGAGAAAGTCTGATAATATTCTTCCATTTCGAATTCAGAAGGTGATTTTGCAGAGAACTTTTCTCTGAAATTGATCTGTTCAGGATTTTTGATATATTCTACATTCAAAGAGTGTGCCTTTTCTGTTTTTAAAATACTTTGAAGAATTTCGATAGCTTTTAAATTAAAATTCAACAAATATTTTTCCTCTAATTCATAAATCTTTTTCAATTTATCTTCGTAAAACTCAAAGTAAGGAGAGCCTTGATAAGCTGTTTTGATAGATTTCCAGTGAAGACTTCTCCAATCTTCTCTGTAAGATATCTCGGTGTTTTTAAACTCCCTATTCCCAATATGACTGATTGGGATTATTAATGTAAGCTTTCCGTTTGCTCCAAAAATATTGGTTCTGCTTCTGTACGTTTGTTTTGGAAAACTTTCAAATTGTTCAAATAAAACATCATTTTCAGCATTCAAAAAAACTGAAAACCAAGAAATGGGTGGTAAATAAAATACCGGTAATAATACATTCTTCATAATCATAATGCAAAAATGAAGTATTCTTTCAAATACTTCATTTTATTTTTAAATTTATTTTAACTATAAATCTTCTTCTGTTTTTTTCTTTTTCCCGAATAACTTCATGAAGTATTCCCATCCAAAGAACAAGATAAGAATCATCGCTGCAACCCACCAGTATGAAGTTTTGTTAGCTTCACCAGTGTTTGTTGCTTTAAACATTCTTTCCCAACGAACTTTTTTTGGAGCCTGATACGTAGAACTAGCATCAGCAAAAGCTCCCTGAACACTCATCCATGTAAATATTGGCTTCCCAACGATATTTTCCTCAGGAACGAAACCAAAGAATCTAGCATCCAAAGAAGCATCTCTGTTGTCTCCTATCATCATAAAATAATCCTGTTTGATCGTATACTGACTCACTTCTTTTCCGTTGATGAAAATTTTATCGTTTTTCTTTTCTAAATTATTATGTTCATATTCAGAAATGATCCACTGATACATCGGTAAAGTTTCTTTATTGATTGCCACAACATCACCTTTCTTAGGAATTCTAACCGGGCCATACCAATCTTGGTTCCAAGGTTTGTTAACAGGGAAAATAGATTGTGTAGTGTCAATACTTTTTGTGTATGCCGTTTTATCAGCATTTAATTTATATGAAATTGTTGCAGAATCTTTTGGATACATGTTCTCCGTCATGTCGATCACATTCGGAAGAGCTTTGATCTCTGCAGCCGTTTTATCAGTTAATCCCTGAAAAGCATACATAAATCCTTTATCTGTCTGCATTTCTCTTACAGGCAAAAATCCATAGGTATTGTAAAGACTTGGGATATCTAACTGAGATCCTGTGTTTACAGTATATCCGTGCTGAACTTCCTGATCTCCAAGAACAACTTCCGGTTTATTGTTAACGAAAAGTCTTCCACCTCTCATTTCAAAAACATCACCAGCAGCAGCAACGCATCTTTTTACATAAGGATCTTTTCTGTCGATCGCTGTATGTACAGAATCCTGAGGATAGTTGAAAACAACTACATCATTTCTCTGAGGTTTGCTAAACTGAAATACTCTCTCATAAGGAAGTTTTACTCCATCAACATAAGATTTTGGGTCGTCTTTAGGATTTCCTTTTTCACCAGAATCAAAAATAGTTCCCTGTAAGAAAGGTATTGCCAAAGGACGCATTGGAAGCCTGTAACCATAGCTCCATTTATTTACGAAAAGGAAATCTCCCACCAATAACGTTCTTTCCATAGATCCTGTAGGAATCCCGAAAGGTTGCGTTACAAAAGAGTGAATAATTGTAGCAAAAACCACCGCAAACGTAATAGAACCCATGAAAGAGTCTTTTTTCTTTGCATTTTTTTCTTCGTCTGTTAAGAATAATTCGTTTTCATCTTCTAACTCTACATCTTTTGAGTAGTTTACACTTGCCATGTAAATAAATGGAAGGATCACCGTAAGCAACTGATTCTGGAAAAGGCTTTTTCCAAATTTTTTCATTAAATAAATATGAAAAACAGACATCATGATCGGGCCAACGATCGGTAAATACGACAAAAGAGCCCACCATTTCGGATGTTTTGTTTCTTTTAAAATAATGAAATAGTTATAAAAAGGGATAAACGCAAAAAGCGGACTATACCCTAATTTCTTGAACAGTTTCCAAGTTGAAAGTCCCATTAATACAGATAAAATGAGGACGTATACTGTATAAGTTAAAAAATAATTCATAAATTTTTCTTGCCTAATCTATAATTTGAGTAATTGATAATGAACAATAGGTAATAAAAGCCCTTCTGATCATTCTCTAATTAGTTTACAATGTAGGGAATTTGTTACAAAATTAAAGTCCTAAAACATCTTTCATTGTAAAATTTCCTTTTTTATCTTTGATCCATTCTGCAGCAACAACAGCGCCTAATGCAAAACCGTTTCTGTTGAATGCCGTATGTTTGATCTCAATTTCATCAACCTCACTTCTGTAAAAAACACTGTGAGTTCCCGGAACTTCATCTTCACGCACAGCAAAAATACCCAATTGATCTCCTTGAGTTTCTTCCAGTTTCCATGCGTTAAATTTCGGGTTGTGTTTAAAAATACCTTCTGCAATAGAAATCGCAGTTCCACTTGGTGCATCCAGCTTGTGAACGTGATGAATTTCTTCTAACTGACAAGAATATTCATCAACATTTTTCATTAAATCAGCCAACTTTTCGTTTAAAGCAAAAAATAAATTCACTCCTAAACTGAAATTTGAGCCATATAAGAATGCCGTATTATTTTCAACAGCAATTTTTTCAATTTCTTCTTTTTTCTCCAGCCAACCAGTAGTTCCGCTAATCACCGGAATTTGGTTTTCAAGACAAGATTTAATATTATTATAAGCTACTTCCGGCAAAGAAAATTCGATAACAACATCTGGATTATTAAGGTTTTCAGCAGTTGGAGTTTCTTTTAATCTGGCAACTACTTCATGACCTCTTTTTGTAGCAATTTCATCAATGATCTTGCCCATTTTGCCGTATCCAACTAATGCTATTTTCATGTACTTTTATTTAATCTTATAATTTAATGCAAAAAGTTTGCATTTTTATTTATTTGAAACATTAAGAACATTTAAGAAATTAAGTTTAATTAAGAAAATCAAATTGATTTTTAATGCTTAAAGCAACGCTAAACTTAATATTCTTAACTCCTTAATAAAAATCTTAATGGTTAAAATAATATTTTTTTTAAAATCTATAACTTAAACTCAATCCTGTTTTTGGAGGATTGATACCATACTGATCCTGAATAACTGCAGGAGTAAAAGTCAAATCCGGGTCGTGACGGCTTTCATAAAGATGTGCGTCTACCACAGCATCAACAATATTCAGAATATAAATCAATCCTGTAATTGCGATGGCGTAATCTCTTTGTCTTTTTGATTTATCCTGTGCATTTCCAAATGCAACTTTATCGAGCCACGGATGACTGTCTACAAACTCATTTGGAGTTCCGTTCAGTTTGGCGATGTAGTATTCTCGGTACTTTTTGTATTGCTTGTCGTTCCACATTGCAATTCCGACACCTGCTCCAACAGCTCCCCAAACGATAGGAACTTTCCAATATTTTTTATTGTAAAACTGACCTAATCCCGGCAAAACAGCAGAATACAATCCCGCTCTTGTAGGATTCAATTTTAATGTTTTTTTGGTTGGCCCGCTCGCACCTTCAAGATCTGCAACTATTTTAGCTTCAGATTTTGCTGGCTTTGCAGCAGAGATACTGTCTTTCGGATGGTGTTCTACCCGAATAGTATCGTTAGGATTTACTTGTGAATAGGCGATAGCAAATAGACACAAGAAAAAAGTGAAAAATAATTTCTTCATTTATTTAATATGAGATAAAATATATTCCAGCTCGTCTTCATTTTTGAAATCCAGAACAATTTTACCTTTTTTACCATTTCCGGAGGCTTTGATCTCCACTTTTACTTCTAAAATATCAGCAATCGTTTTTTGTACTCTCTTATAATTATTTGAAAGCTCAATCGTTGCTTTTTTGGCAGCCGGTGATTTTGGATTTTTCAATGCAGCAGCAGCCTGTTCAGTCTGACGAACATTCAGTTTTTCTTTAATAATTAAATTAAATAAAGTCTGCTGATCTTCTTCATTTTCAAGACTGATGATCGCTCTACCGTGACCTGCAGAAATCTCACCACTTCTGATAGCATTCTGAATGTCCGGATTTAACCTTAACAATCTGATAGAGTTGGTAATAGTACTTCTGTCCTTTCCTACTCTTTGGCTTAAATTTTCCTGAGTAAGACCGATTTCGTCCATCAATCTCTGATACGTTAATGCAATTTCAATCGCATCAAGATCTTCTCTTTGGATATTTTCAACAAGAGCCATCTCAAGAAGCTCCTGATCGTTTACTAAACGAATATAAGACGGAATAGAAGTTAATCCCGCAAGTTTACTTGCTCTGAAACGTCTTTCCCCAGATATAATTTCGAACTTTTCGCCATCTTTTCTTAACGTAATTGGTTGAATTACGCCTAAGTTTTTAATAGACTGCGCGAGTTCGTTTAATGCCTTTTCATCAAAATAAGTTCTTGGTTGAGTCGGGTTCGGATAAATATCTTCAATCGATACTTCTACGATACTTCCTACAAACTTATCTGCTCCCTCATCAGTAGCAGAATTGACCATAGCCTTGGATTCTGCACTTAAAATTGCTCCCAAACCACGTCCCATAGCTCTTTTTTTGTCCTTCATATTATGCTTTAAGCTTTAAGCTTTTGGCTTTAAGCCTTTTTTAATTCTTAACTAAATTCTCGTTCTTCAATAAAACCTCTTCTGCCAACTGAATGTATTGGATCGCTCCTTTACTTTCGGCATCATAATTTAAGATACTTTCTCCGAAACTTGGTGCTTCACTCAATCTTACGTTTCTGCTGATGATTGTTTCAAAAACCATTTCAGGGAAATGCAGATTCACCTCTTCTACAACCTGATTAGACAATCTCAATCTGCTGTCATACATTGTTAAAAGCAAACCTTCGATATCTAAATCTTTGTTATGGATTTTCTGAACATTTTTAATCGTATTCAATAATTTTCCTAATCCTTCCAAAGCAAAATACTCACATTGAATCGGGATAATTACAGAATCTGCTGCTGTAAGTGCATTCACAGTGATCAAACCTAAACTCGGTGCGCAATCAATGATAATATAATCGTAATCATCTCTTACACTTTGCAATGCTTTTTTAAGCATGTACTCACGATTTACTTTGTCTACCAATTCGATCTCCGCAGCAACCAAGTCGATGTGAGAAGGAACAATATCCAGGTTTGGTGTAGCTGTTCTTTTGATACATGTTCTTGTATCAACACTGTGCTCCAGCAAGTTATATGTAGAATACTGAACGTCATCCACTCCTAAACCGGATGTTGCATTAGCCTGAGGATCAGCATCAATGATTAATATTTTCTTTTCTAATACCCCTAATG harbors:
- a CDS encoding FAD-binding oxidoreductase yields the protein MKPNFIQKVTNWGNFPIVEKEMKSEDSFKKIKDFVINHNEVIARGNGRCYGDASLGEHIFSTKKLNKFISFDRLNGILECESGVLLSEVLEISVPQGYFLYVTPGTKFVSVGGAIASDVHGKNHHAEGCFSEYVIEFKLMTENGDIITCSREENIEKFWATIGGMGLTGIILTAKFKLKNIESAYIRQESIKAENLDEIFTLFEESESWTYTVAWIDCLQKGKNIGRSILMRGEHAFQHELPQNLTKNPLRLKKKLQPTVPFYFPNFVLNSLTVKIFNLLYYKKQSKKEVKSFIDYETFFYPLDAVNEWNKIYGKSGFIQYQMVIPKETGKEGMKKILETIANSGNGSFLAVLKLFGKNNPDAYNSFPFEGYTLALDFKVNSKLKKLVEQLDSIVHEFGGRIYLTKDSMSRSSLTNYLKNVQSSKFVSLQHKRIINNNS
- a CDS encoding decaprenyl-phosphate phosphoribosyltransferase yields the protein MKKYLKLLRVEQWVKNLFVFVPLFFSGNIKNVELLTKSIFAFVIFSLAASVVYILNDYNDIEADSKHPEKRRRPLASGAISKSRAIGILVGLMIVDIALVFLAQTYFHENLWKFATIIGMYFVMNLAYTFKLKHVPIIDIFIIATGFVLRVLAGGYITGINISQWAILLTFVLALVLAIGKRRGELINAQVSGKTRKALDGYNVQFADIALSISVTLAIVCYLMFTLSREVQARFHERVFYTVIFVVFAFLRYLQQTLVYNRTESPTKIVYRDRYIQVTLLLWVAAFLIQIYFKK
- a CDS encoding OmpA family protein, coding for MKFNKSYIGGLFLSSALLLTSCEAVQNSNHQQRGTAAGAVSGAVLGGILGNNVGKGGNGALGAVLGGIIGGVAGNVIGNKMDKQAKDIKETLPGAEVERVGDGIKITMNESIVNFAFNSSDLTSVTKTNLDKLAQVLVNNPDTNINIYGHTDDKGTDAYNLSLSERRANSVKSYLLSKGIASNRMFAKGEGESMPVATNDTDEGRAKNRRVEFAITANEKMINDAKQGQ
- a CDS encoding lipocalin family protein, with the translated sequence MKKLLLAGMLGTSLFAVSCSTVKKAETSQNQRSEFLKLKGDWQIVSINYDKGLKIKPFDEGIDAQCFVGSHWRFIPNNYTGAITVNGGGNCGSGFTQPIKFEVKDGNTFMFKKIADGTKAKQNLAGYTLDVINQTTDQFSLEQDVPFDGSTVKVVYNFERTGMK
- a CDS encoding S8 family serine peptidase; the encoded protein is MKKVLLAAVFLAGFSFTFAQEAKVDANQDKDLMTWYHKDFATSKVYGVNTENAYKYLESKGLKPTTVVVGVLDSGVQVDHPGLVKNVWSNPNEVPNNGKDDDGNGYIDDVHGWNFIGGKNGDIDVDNMEVTRVVVKYKPVFEGDDSAKNKANQTKMPEDFAMYMKAKEIFTKNSVEGRQAMQTYTMITDLIPNMVRLLGGKSVTAENIAAIKAPADQKDAIALNVLGQVSQNPEFKGKSAADFEKGMKEQMKEALEHYTPQAQQYDLSYDPRKSIVGDNYDDYSEKIYGNNHYEGPDATHGTHVAGIIAGLPQGKEIQYGVASKVAKIMSVRTVPNGDERDKDVANAIRYSVDNGAKVLNMSFGKPVSPGKTVVWDAFKYAESKGVLLVKAAGNENEDVTEHVAYPTNYKNVTDEKPLVNNVIVVGASTNNNDALRADFSNFNKNKVNVFAPGEQIYSTVTKSGYKYLQGTSMASPVVAGAAAVLLAYMPGLKPDQIIEALVKSSNPNTTNGFSDFSQAGGVIDVKKAAEYAFTNFYNGKSSSVKKATKSIKKTVKK
- a CDS encoding WbqC family protein, which codes for MKNVLLPVFYLPPISWFSVFLNAENDVLFEQFESFPKQTYRSRTNIFGANGKLTLIIPISHIGNREFKNTEISYREDWRSLHWKSIKTAYQGSPYFEFYEDKLKKIYELEEKYLLNFNLKAIEILQSILKTEKAHSLNVEYIKNPEQINFREKFSAKSPSEFEMEEYYQTFSDKFGFLKDLTILDLICNKGPESLTYLKNIKQSY
- the lepB gene encoding signal peptidase I, giving the protein MNYFLTYTVYVLILSVLMGLSTWKLFKKLGYSPLFAFIPFYNYFIILKETKHPKWWALLSYLPIVGPIMMSVFHIYLMKKFGKSLFQNQLLTVILPFIYMASVNYSKDVELEDENELFLTDEEKNAKKKDSFMGSITFAVVFATIIHSFVTQPFGIPTGSMERTLLVGDFLFVNKWSYGYRLPMRPLAIPFLQGTIFDSGEKGNPKDDPKSYVDGVKLPYERVFQFSKPQRNDVVVFNYPQDSVHTAIDRKDPYVKRCVAAAGDVFEMRGGRLFVNNKPEVVLGDQEVQHGYTVNTGSQLDIPSLYNTYGFLPVREMQTDKGFMYAFQGLTDKTAAEIKALPNVIDMTENMYPKDSATISYKLNADKTAYTKSIDTTQSIFPVNKPWNQDWYGPVRIPKKGDVVAINKETLPMYQWIISEYEHNNLEKKNDKIFINGKEVSQYTIKQDYFMMIGDNRDASLDARFFGFVPEENIVGKPIFTWMSVQGAFADASSTYQAPKKVRWERMFKATNTGEANKTSYWWVAAMILILFFGWEYFMKLFGKKKKTEEDL
- the dapB gene encoding 4-hydroxy-tetrahydrodipicolinate reductase; protein product: MKIALVGYGKMGKIIDEIATKRGHEVVARLKETPTAENLNNPDVVIEFSLPEVAYNNIKSCLENQIPVISGTTGWLEKKEEIEKIAVENNTAFLYGSNFSLGVNLFFALNEKLADLMKNVDEYSCQLEEIHHVHKLDAPSGTAISIAEGIFKHNPKFNAWKLEETQGDQLGIFAVREDEVPGTHSVFYRSEVDEIEIKHTAFNRNGFALGAVVAAEWIKDKKGNFTMKDVLGL
- a CDS encoding DUF5683 domain-containing protein encodes the protein MKKLFFTFFLCLFAIAYSQVNPNDTIRVEHHPKDSISAAKPAKSEAKIVADLEGASGPTKKTLKLNPTRAGLYSAVLPGLGQFYNKKYWKVPIVWGAVGAGVGIAMWNDKQYKKYREYYIAKLNGTPNEFVDSHPWLDKVAFGNAQDKSKRQRDYAIAITGLIYILNIVDAVVDAHLYESRHDPDLTFTPAVIQDQYGINPPKTGLSLSYRF
- a CDS encoding ParB/RepB/Spo0J family partition protein, which gives rise to MKDKKRAMGRGLGAILSAESKAMVNSATDEGADKFVGSIVEVSIEDIYPNPTQPRTYFDEKALNELAQSIKNLGVIQPITLRKDGEKFEIISGERRFRASKLAGLTSIPSYIRLVNDQELLEMALVENIQREDLDAIEIALTYQRLMDEIGLTQENLSQRVGKDRSTITNSIRLLRLNPDIQNAIRSGEISAGHGRAIISLENEEDQQTLFNLIIKEKLNVRQTEQAAAALKNPKSPAAKKATIELSNNYKRVQKTIADILEVKVEIKASGNGKKGKIVLDFKNEDELEYILSHIK
- a CDS encoding ParA family protein; protein product: MAKIIGIANQKGGVGKTTTAVNLAAALGVLEKKILIIDADPQANATSGLGVDDVQYSTYNLLEHSVDTRTCIKRTATPNLDIVPSHIDLVAAEIELVDKVNREYMLKKALQSVRDDYDYIIIDCAPSLGLITVNALTAADSVIIPIQCEYFALEGLGKLLNTIKNVQKIHNKDLDIEGLLLTMYDSRLRLSNQVVEEVNLHFPEMVFETIISRNVRLSEAPSFGESILNYDAESKGAIQYIQLAEEVLLKNENLVKN